The Rhodanobacter sp. LX-99 genome segment CGGCTTCGTGTTCCAATCGTTCCACCTGCTGCCCGCGCTGACCGCCGAGGAAAACGTGATGCTGCCGCTGGAACTGGAAGGCAGCAGCGATGCACGCCAGCGCGCGCGCGACGCGCTCGAAGCGGTAGGGCTGGGCGCGCGGCGGCGGCACTACCCGGCTCAGCTCTCCGGCGGCGAACAGCAGCGCGTGGCGATCGCCCGCGCGTTCGTGCACGGCCCGCGCGTGCTGTTCGCCGACGAACCCACCGGCAACCTCGACCAGCGCACCGGCCACCACATCTGCGACCTGCTGTTCGCGCTGAACCGCGACCACCACACCACCCTGGTGCTGGTCACCCACGACGCGACCCTGGCCGCGCGTTGCGACCGCCGGATCGAGCTGGAGGAAGGCCGCGTCGTCTCATCCGGCACGGACGCGCAGGCATGAAGATGCTGCTGCTCGCCCTGCGCAGCCTGCGCCGCGAATGGCACCTGCCGGAACTGCGCACGCTGGCCGCCTCGCTGGTGCTGGCGGTGGTGGCGCTGGGCGTGGTCGCCACGCTGGCGACGCGGATCGAACGCGGCATGCTGGCCAGCGCCGCCGAACTGATCGGCGGCGACATCGGCGTGTCGTCGCCGCAGGCCCTGCCGCAGGCGTTCGCCGACAAGGCGCGCCAGGACGGCCTGCAACTCGCCCGTACCGCCGGCTTCCCCAGCGTGGCGTTCGCCCACCAGCAGACCCAGTTGCTCGACGTGCAGGCGGTCGATGCGCGCTATCCCCTGCGCGGCAAGCTGGAGCTGCGCGATGCCGCCGGCCGCACGCGCAACGGCCACGCCCCGGCCGCGGGCGAGGTCTATCTCGACCATCGCGCCCTGGTGGCGCTGGGCCTCCAGGTCGGCCAGCCGCTGCAACTCGGCGGGCGCGAGCTGACCATTGCCGCCGAACTGCTGCGCCAGCCCGACGGCGGCGAGCTGCTGGCGCTGGCGCCGCGCGCGCTGATGAGCCTGGCCGACGCCGAACAAGCCGGCCTGCTCGGCGTCGGCAGCCGCGCCCGCCACCGCCTGCTGCTGGCCGGCGCGCCGACGGCGGTGCAGGCCTGGCGCGACTGGGCGCAGGCGACCGCACTGCCGCAGGGCGCCGAGCTGATCACGCCGGAGCAGACCCAGGAACGCATGCGCACGTCGTTCGACCGCGCCGGTGCGTTCCTGCGCCTCACCGCCCTGCTGTCGGCGCTGCTGGCCGGCATCGCGATAGCGCTGTCCGCGCAGCGCTACGCGCGGCGCAAGACCGCCGAAGTGGCGCTGCTGCGTGCGCTGGGCACACCGCGCCGGCGCGTGCTGGGCCTGCTGCTGGGCACGCTGGGCGCCCTCGCCGTGCCGGCCGCCGCGCTCGGCATGCTGCTCGCTCTGGGCTTGTCGCAACTGGCCTGGCTGCTGGCCAGCCAGCTGTTCGGCAACGTGCCGACCGTACTGCCGCTGGCGCCGTCGTTCGCCGCCGCCGCGATGGGCATCGCCGTGCTGGTCGGCTTCGCATTGCCGCCGCTGGCGCGGCTGGCCGAGGTGCCCCCGGTGGCGGTGTTCCGCCAGAGCATGCAGCGGCGGGTACGGCGTTTCGATGCGCTGTACCTGATCCCCGCGCTGGTGGCGCTGGGCCTGATCTGGAGCCAGAGCAGCTCGCTCACCCTGGCCGGCATACTCGCCGCCAGCCTGCTCGGCGTGGCCTCGATCGCGGCACTGCTGGCCGGAGCGCTGCTGTGGCTGGCCCGGCGCATTGCGCCGGGCGCACACCCGGCATTGCGGCTGGGCCTGGCCGCATTGGCGCGGCGACCTGCGCTGAGCGTGATCCAGGCCACCGCGCTAAGCCTGGGCCTGTGCGCGCTGCTGTTGCTGGCGATCGTGGCGCCGGCGCTGCTGCAGGGCTGGCGCCAGGAGCTGCCGGCGGATACGCCGAACTGGTTCGCGCTGAACCTGCAGGACGACCAGCGCGCCGGCTTCGAGCAGGCACTGGCCAGGACCGGCGGCGACCAGCTCAACATGCTGCCGCTGGCGGTGGGCAAGCTCACCGCGATCAACGGCCGCCCGATCGACCAGCTCGCCTTTGCCGACGAGCGCGCGAAGGACTGGACCGACCGCCAGCTGCGGCTGTCCTGGTCCGCCGAACTGCCGCCCGCGAACGACGTGATCGCCGGCCGCTGGCAGGGCGCGCAGCCGGCCCAGGCCGAGGTGTCGATCGACACCATGTGGCGCGACATGTTCGCGCTGAAGCTGGGCGACACGCTGCGCTTCGACGTGGGCGAAGGCAGCATCGACGCGAAGGTCAGCAGCGTGCGCAAGGTCGACTGGAGCTCGTTCCGCGTCAACTTCTTCCTGCTGCTCGACCCGGCCCACGCCGGCGAGCTGCCGCACACCTGGCTGGCCAGCTTCCACCTGCCGCGCGGGCACGCCAGCGAACTCGCGCAGCTGTCGCGCGACTACAGCAACCTCAGCCTGGTCGACGTCGACTCGCTGCTCGATCGCGTGCGCGAGATCGTCGACCGGGTCGGCAACGCGGTGCGCTGGATCCTCGGCTTCAGCCTGCTCGCCGGCGCGCTGGTACTGGCCGCCGCGCTGGCCGCCAGCGCCGCCGAGCGCCGCCACGAAGCCGCCCTGCTGCGCACGCTGGGCGCACGCCGCGCGCAATTGCGCGTGGCCGCCGCCTGCGAGTTCGCCCTGCTCGGCCTGGTCGCCGGCCTCACTGCCTCGCTCGGTGCCGCTGGCGCGGGCTTGTGGCTGGGCCAGGCGGTATTCCACATCGAAAACTTCGTGCCGCCGCTGTGGCCGCTGCTCGGCGGCGCCGCGGGCGCGGCACTCGTGGTGATGCTGCTGGGCCTGGCCGGCACCCGCAAGGTCAGCCGCACGCCGCCGATGCGGTTGTTGCGTGAGGGCTGAAGGCAGCAGACCCCCGTCCGGGCG includes the following:
- a CDS encoding ATP-binding cassette domain-containing protein, with the protein product MSDSSRPLLEACDVSKSVNGPEGRLEILSQVSLQVRPGESFAIVGASGSGKTTLLGLLAGLDTPDGGSIALDGHALQQLDEEARADLRRRLVGFVFQSFHLLPALTAEENVMLPLELEGSSDARQRARDALEAVGLGARRRHYPAQLSGGEQQRVAIARAFVHGPRVLFADEPTGNLDQRTGHHICDLLFALNRDHHTTLVLVTHDATLAARCDRRIELEEGRVVSSGTDAQA
- a CDS encoding FtsX-like permease family protein, producing the protein MKMLLLALRSLRREWHLPELRTLAASLVLAVVALGVVATLATRIERGMLASAAELIGGDIGVSSPQALPQAFADKARQDGLQLARTAGFPSVAFAHQQTQLLDVQAVDARYPLRGKLELRDAAGRTRNGHAPAAGEVYLDHRALVALGLQVGQPLQLGGRELTIAAELLRQPDGGELLALAPRALMSLADAEQAGLLGVGSRARHRLLLAGAPTAVQAWRDWAQATALPQGAELITPEQTQERMRTSFDRAGAFLRLTALLSALLAGIAIALSAQRYARRKTAEVALLRALGTPRRRVLGLLLGTLGALAVPAAALGMLLALGLSQLAWLLASQLFGNVPTVLPLAPSFAAAAMGIAVLVGFALPPLARLAEVPPVAVFRQSMQRRVRRFDALYLIPALVALGLIWSQSSSLTLAGILAASLLGVASIAALLAGALLWLARRIAPGAHPALRLGLAALARRPALSVIQATALSLGLCALLLLAIVAPALLQGWRQELPADTPNWFALNLQDDQRAGFEQALARTGGDQLNMLPLAVGKLTAINGRPIDQLAFADERAKDWTDRQLRLSWSAELPPANDVIAGRWQGAQPAQAEVSIDTMWRDMFALKLGDTLRFDVGEGSIDAKVSSVRKVDWSSFRVNFFLLLDPAHAGELPHTWLASFHLPRGHASELAQLSRDYSNLSLVDVDSLLDRVREIVDRVGNAVRWILGFSLLAGALVLAAALAASAAERRHEAALLRTLGARRAQLRVAAACEFALLGLVAGLTASLGAAGAGLWLGQAVFHIENFVPPLWPLLGGAAGAALVVMLLGLAGTRKVSRTPPMRLLREG